From one Sardina pilchardus chromosome 6, fSarPil1.1, whole genome shotgun sequence genomic stretch:
- the LOC134083387 gene encoding dendritic cell-specific transmembrane protein, translating into MRIPGAQLKETLRQVWCGTVQLFTADSPDSRRDKLLLSVACLALSVFLSCLLFIGLRYSLKYEVEVSAGMAVAFAIGSTVALSVSHCVRCFAVLVLISCGLKQTRNVLIAAGTSLVILWNVENTLENLRGLAKSLLCNLEAKKVLVDLAPLSNYVRMLKWVGGQLKHFTDFGFMSVVPEFKLKASVDSVEFTQKVSEAKRVLNQTATSALASMNAAASVAQKLLPALGILLLVLLTARYVKKYRTDRAFQNIFVTKALLRYDEQQRAQGRPSIFPLRENEKKRYVAIPSARPSAKEGKVILRFAMPVLTNLLIWLFFIGIDALVYWIIAVLRTRLEELEPFQVPVIMHIKEDKAFIGIPLGVDKDRQDYSYNITLFEKKCLPEPKLLVYSTAPLAVILTLLVCLSLVSAKLTQLRLFVSEHFFSEHAEARAQHLHEKILRKRSKSKLEKLKGELATLVKQAQFWCPIIFGQQQDHF; encoded by the exons ATGAGGATCCCTGGTGCTCAGCTGAAGGAGACCTTGCGTCAGGTCTGGTGTGGTACAGTTCAGCTCTTCACAGCTGACTCCCCCGACAGCCGGAGGGACAAGCTGCTTCTCTCCGTCGCCTGCCTCGCCCTGAGCGTCTTCCTGTCATGCCTGCTCTTCATTGGTCTACGCTACTCTCTAAAGTATGAGGTCGAGGTGTCTGCTGGAATGGCGGTTGCTTTTGCCATAGGTTCTACTGTAGCCTTGTCCGTGTCGCACTGCGTCCGCTGTTTTGCCGTGCTGGTCCTCATCTCCTGCGGCCTGAAGCAGACGCGGAACGTCCTTATCGCTGCCGGAACGAGTTTGGTGATCTTGTGGAACGTGGAGAACACACTGGAGAACCTCCGGGGACTGGCCAAGAGTCTGCTCTGCAACCTGGAGGCCAAGAAAGTCCTGGTGGACCTGGCGCCGCTCAGCAACTACGTGCGGATGCTCAAATGGGTCGGGGGCCAGCTCAAGCACTTCACCGACTTCGGCTTTATGTCCGTCGTGCCGGAGTTCAAGCTGAAGGCCTCGGTCGACTCGGTGGAGTTCACGCAGAAGGTGTCCGAGGCCAAGCGTGTGCTGAACCAGACGGCCACGTCCGCCCTGGCCTCCATGAACGCGGCCGCCTCCGTGGCCCAGAAGCTTCTACCAGCGCTGGGCATCCTTCTGCTCGTGCTCCTCACCGCCCGCTACGTGAAGAAGTACCGCACGGACAGGGCCTTCCAGAACATCTTCGTCACCAAAGCCCTGCTGAGGTACGACGAGCAGCAGAGGGCCCAGGGCAGGCCCTCCATTTTCCCACTGAGGGAGAACGAGAAGAAGCGCTACGTCGCCATTCCGTCTGCCCGTCCTTCTGCCAAGGAGGGAAAGGTCATTTTGAGATTCGCCATGCCAGTCTTGACCAACCTGCTTATCTGGCTGTTCTTCATTGGCATCGACGCACTGGTGTATTGGATCATAGCGGTGCTTCGCACTCGACTAGAGGAGCTGGAACCGTTTCAGGTCCCTGTGATCATGCATATAAAG GAGGACAAAGCCTTCATCGGGATCCCACTCGGTGTGGACAAAGACAGGCAGGACTACTCTTACAATATCACCCTctttgaaaaaaagtgtctgccagAGCCCAAGCTGCTGGTGTACTCCACCGCTCCCCTGGCCGTTATTCTCACCCTGCTGGTGTGCCTCAGTCTCGTGTCGGCCAAACTCACCCAGCTCCGGCTGTTTGTGTCCGAGCACTTCTTCTCGGAACACGCCGAGGCTCGAGCCCAGCACCTGCATGAGAAGATCCTGAGGAAGAGGTCCAAGAGCAAGTTGGAGAAGCTGAAAGGAGAGCTGGCGACACTGGTCAAGCag GCACAGTTTTGGTGTCCGATCATATTTGGACAACAGCAAGACCATTTTTAA